TAGAAAACAAGCGAAAGACCGGATAGACCGCGTCgtttttacagtaaaaaaaaagcacacaaaTTGCTGTGAATCACGGGATCCATGCAGCGGCAAATTATGAGCCTTTTCGCCTTTATTAATTAATTCATTCATTCCTtcgtttataattttttttatttaattatctaTATATCAACCGACTGACCCTGGCCAGTTTTACGAAAAAGAGAGCGATAGATGGGGAACGAAACATTGGCACCGTGTGTTACATGAAGAGATATTCCCATCCTGTGGCACAATTATTGAATCCGGCGGATAGGTGAGAATGGTTTCCCTTCAGACGACTCTACCGTAGTCATTTAATATATGGTTTGTAGCAGAAAATACCCTAGTGTCCAAGTCACATTAGAAATTAAATGTTTTATCAAATTTACTTTTGACAGTAAAGAGTTTGATGCATGGGTATTTTGCAGTCAATAAGGATTGTACCATTGACCATAATTCTTACGCTTTCTATCCTTAGCTTGGTTTGGGCCAGTGGCATTTGGTTAATAATGGCATATTTTAGCTTGGCAGAAAAGGGAATTCGTTGATGCACAATACTTTGGATTAACCGAATGAGTTTATGAATAAATTGACCTTCGCAAACAGGTTCAACAGCCGAGACAGAAGTTTCAAGCCGATCTTCGAAAGAGCATTACGGGGCTCATGAATCTCACGACAGTGgtcaaattattataataattaaaaaactcggttgaaaaactaaaatgtaagtttttgtctTTCACCGCGTATAATTCAGTGCCACAAAAAGGGGTATTTTTTCGACTGTTGTCATAGGGGTAGctagtttttttaatattttagaatttttttcaggaCAGGCGAATTAATCAAATGTTAAATTTATGCAcattttacatgtatgtttaCAAGATATGTAATGAGACAGCTGTATAATTTCATTTCAACTTACTCCTTTTATTTCTTCGCTACACCATCCaaaacaatgtttttctttcttttaatgttttgcatTATTGTATCAAAgactgattttttttacaaaggttGTATCGCATTCGGATTGGACAACTTTGACATGGGGGAAAGGTTTAGATCATCACAAAGGAATTTGTCTGATCAATTACACTAACAAGGTCCTTTTCATGCTTGAGAACTTCAAGGTAATCAATGTTGGTTTCAGCTTTTTCTATATTCTCCATTACGCGAAAATTTTAGTTTATCGATGCTTTTTCAATTCTAGCATTGTTTATACATAAATATGCAGTCATCGATGCCAGACGGAGGTACTaaagcatttatttatttctggtTCTCAGGCGTACAGTAATATATCAGTGTGAAAACTCTTCGCGGCCTTCGACAGAAAAACTGCTATATAAGACTTATTATTACGTAACAATAAAAGTTTTGACCCTGCCACACTTAATTTTCAAATTGAGCAACGAGTTACGTCAAACATTAGCCTTTAAGTGACAATTACAGAGATTACGTTTCGAATTGAAACGAagttttgttataattattatccaCTGATTCgggaagataatttattttcCGTGGTCTTTTAAGGACTCATACTGACAATTCGGGCCCTTTGCTGTTAATGCCCTGTTCATCGAGTTTCAAAGTTTCTGTTTACAACGAATTAACTAATCATATCTTTAGCGTATCCGATCTTAAAATGTAGACTGGTTGTTTTCTTTGAATGAGTCGTTTGagaattaatattaaattagcTAACCATTTTTTGTAAATGATGTAAAATGTGTTTCGCCTCCAACGGAAGCTTCGCTTGAGTACCTCACTCGATGTTATTTCGCGGCCACCCAATTTAATAAATGGGAGCCCTTAATCGCGCAATTCAACTGTCTGTAACTTAATGAAACTAAAGTTTTTCCTGCTAAATGTCTTCGTCACTGGCATGGTAGAAATTGAATCCCTCCAGTATTATTTCCTGTGTAGGGGATTTGTGCAAGTCACTCTACATGTGACATTAATCGATTCAgtaaaagaaagagcttttgaTTAGAGGTGAACAAGCTTTGACACGAATATTCAACGACACGTCCTATGGCCCTTTGAAACATTTCTGATACAGTCAAATAAAAGGACAGTTCTTAGCTGTATATCTCATGACTATTTTCCTTGAAACACGACTTAGAGAAGTGTAACTGTAAAAAACATTATACAGAATGATTTTTGCAGGCTTCATTTGCTTTCTGTGGCTCCTGCAAACGGTAGAATCCGCGACAACACAAAGCCCGAATAACCTACCTTCAAAGGAAACTACTTGCAACATAAACAACTATTACAGCTTTCACGCTGGACCCAAGCTCGAGAAAATAATCttagaaatgaaaacaaaactggaagCGATTGAACAAGAGCTAAAAAATTTATCcaagaaagaagaaacaaggaaaaaagGTTGGTTGGTGGTAACAGTTCAGTTTTGAATTCCGTCACttcttttattaaattattcATAATTTCCAGACTACTGACATTCTAACCTCATTTACGCCACATTTTTCGAAGCTGGTTTGAATTCCGCATTAACTTTAGTCAataagaaaagggaaaaaagggaTAGAAATACTAAACAAAGTAAAATACTAAACACACGCTTTTAAGCTATGAAACTCAGTTGGGCCACGTTTTAGGCCACGTGTAATATCAACGActcttttctgtaaattatctgttcggggaagcaaatattgcctagaattttctatcgCTTCAGGACGGTTAAAAAATTCTtactagatgaccgttccattcggGTACAATTTTCTGAGCTTATCTGCATGACTAATACTCCCTCAATACTGATTagaaattccctacgattttctgaactATAATTTCTCACACTTCTACTCACCTGATGTTAGGCTAATTTtcgcagaaaaagaaaacctattaTTTTCCGATTAAAAAATGTAACGGAGAGAGGAATacgaaaaattctcactttcgtaaaacgttaaattgcatctaaaatttttgggaaaataatactgaagcccttgtaatttcgaaaagactcacaagttcccctaggatgaccgaacatatacaaattttatagcgccgcttagaatgcattactggagatctaaaagtactctcgatagcctaaaaagagttttcaatgtattcagggggaaaccgtcgttgggtgcccctggtataATTACATTAGACATACGGAGTCGCAAAGATACTCAAGGGGTAAGGACTGCATGGTCAAAGGTGTGTTCAAAGCATATGAATGGTTGGCAAGATCTCTCGCTAGGAGTTCCAGATCCTGTCGCCTTCTTCCCCTCTCAATGCTGCGTACGATACCTATTGTCGATCCTCCTCATAGATCCATTGCATCAGaattcattttcttcaaaaataataataaatattcttTACTCATTCAAAGTTCCAGACCCTGTCGCCTTTTTCCCCCTTAATGCTGCGTACGGTACCAAGGAGATTAACAACCGAGCGGTAAAAGGGATTCCTCGTGGCGTTACCCTGGCACCAGGGCCCGATGGAAGACCTAACTActcttataaattttctggAAGCTCCAACAGCTACATCGAGTTTCCCAACAGGATTGGAGGACCTTTAGACGCGCGATATTCGATAACTATGCTGTGCTGGGTCTACTTTGATGGCCAGGATGGACCTCTATTCAACTACAAGACTGACTATAGTGGACACTGGGGTATTCACCTGTGGGTTGTCAGTAGAAAACTCTTTGTCCGCTTCAACAGACGAGATTATTCATCTACCAATGCCTTGTTACACACCAGTCTCGCGGGTGGATGGAAGTTTGTTGGGGCATCTTACGACCGTTGCTCTGGCGAAGCCAAACTGTGGGTTAATGGAGCTGTGGTTCAGACGTTAAACATTGGAGCAGGCCTTGAGCTAGCCACTCAAGATAGCATCAGAATGGGAGTGAAGAGTGGTGATAGGAGATACTTCAAAGGCAGAATTGCTCAGATGCGGATCTACAACAGAGCTTTGAGTCAGGAGCAAATTCAAGCAATACAGAAACTTGTCACaggtaatgaaaaaataaaaaaagcaaatttaaatATTCACTGcaatgtgaaaaataaaagtgcaCAAGTTAGCGGTCATTCTCTCATTAATGGGTATTGAATATTTTCACTATAGAATGATCCTGCTCTGAGTTCCAATGGCACTTCgacttaaaaaaactttttaaaaatagcctgTATTCAGATAGTACTGAGGAGTTCAGTTTTTACACACACAGATATTGCGAGCACTCGCCGGACTGAATCGTGATATTGTAGATTCCTGACTGCAATTTTTTTCAGACTCCGAAGTCCATAGCTAACCTGGTTTACTTTTACTATTTTCCTTCTCAGCATGATCCTGGAGAGAAGCGTCAAGTCCAAGAAAATTTAAGCCAACATTATGAATGGAGCATTCTCTGCCAGTTGCTTTAAAATTTCGTgggttttatttttgtaaaggGAAATAAAGAGTAATTAACTGTACATGTAAGTTTTGTGAAGTTGTTATCCTCATCGACGTCAAAAGTCTCGCATTATGCAAGAGCTgttaaaaagtattaaaaggGCAGGGGCTTGGCGGCAGGGTCACCCTTGAGGGGATCGATAAGCAGTTCTAATGAACGGCCGTTCTGCTCCGGTAATGTTGGAGGAAAGCGACTTCAAATTTGAATCTTAGCAGCCATGCtgagtaaataataataacctgcctttgaaaggaaaaaaaaaaaagcagaaattttTCCATAAGTTTTAGCAAGTGTGCTTCATGCCAGGCTAAAGTTTATAAAACTGCTTTATCCTACGGTCTAAATAAGGTCATAAGGCGGCTTGCACCCGTAACCCTAACCTAATATTCCTCATTCAGATGGCCCCCTTATCCACTCCCAATAAGGTCATACCCGCTATGAAGCGAATTAACCAGCCTTACTATTCAAAAATTGTCCAAACAGTGCCAATCCCTCCAATCTATGTACACaatgaaaacaataacaacaagaaTCAATCCACTGTATAAACCAAGACTGTCTTGGGCCTCCTTCCATTCAACACAGTTCTggaaatttcggttggtacATCAAATTGGAACAGGCCATTTCAGTAAAAATTGTTGTACCCAGCACCGCTCTTTTGTATTCTgcttacaacaacaaaaaccaaacggGAGGTGGTTTGGTTCAGGGCTGTGCAACCGAAATGCACCGTTCCATTGTGCACGTGGAATGTCCGAACTTTTAAACCGTTGAATTGTAGCGCCCTGGTAATTTGTTTTACATGGCGCGACAGAGGGCTCGAACGCCTCCGCctcatagcctgtgtacagacgccaattttttttttcgatgagGAGGGGAGAGGGgccgtctgtacacaggctgccGCCTTAACAATCGTCAAGAAAGGAATTAAGGGGCTTTGGAAAAAGAGGTATCACCAGATATCACAGAGGCTGTGTATGCTGTGTCACCAACTCCGCAGACTTGTCAAAATTGAGAGCAACACCCATACTAAGCCTTTACTTAACGCTAGCGGGGATCGTTTTCTCCTCATCGATGCGCGTGAATCCGCCAACACTTTGATTGACAATAAAAGGCGAAATAAGGGTAGTTGTAGGACTTATCTTGCATTGTGTTAGCGCCTTGGCTCAAGCACGCATTAGGCAGTTCTTCGTCCTGTTTTCGGGCTACGAGAGATTTTTttgttacgttttttttttctctttcaaaagaGAGTGCCATTTGGTTATCGGAAAAAGGGATATCTTCCATTCGAGGAGGTCATAAATACGTCATCACGTATGCAAGATGTCCGAAAAGCGACCGAAGGTTCCGACGAATTTGAGTTGTCTGAAATGAGTGAAGGGCACAGTAAAGTCAGTGAAGGATATTATGAGGTTGAATAAATTGTTGATCGCCGTATCAATCCTGCGACACAAGCCTTTGAGTACCTTGTCCGTTTTAAGGGATTCTCTGAATGTGACGATCTCTGGTTACCAGCTTCTTCTTTCAATATGCAATTAAACTATGTGTCTGTATCTTCATTTGGTAGAAAGCGAAAGTGGCGTACATTTAATATTGATGAATCTACATCTGAGCACTGCTCAGAATCTCCCAAACGCAAAGTTTGCAAAAAGTTTACCCAAAAACCTAGGTCCTCCAAAGATCATCAAAATGACTCAGAAAAAAAGAGGCCCAAATCTTTAGCTTCCAATGTAGGCATCACCTTTATTGCCGATCAAGATGTGTCATTCTGTGTTCAAGGAAAGGCTGGTGAAGTTGcaaagctttttgaaaaagcaCCCGGTTTTTGTTGTTCCCGGGCAGATATATATTGCAGTCCAGAATTTTCCTAAAATTGTTCCTATTTCACAGCATCCACTTACTATCCAATTTCTTCCTCCTCTCTCTGTGTACGAGCATGGCGCAAAAGCGCTACTTAAAATGGTGGAAAATAAAGGTGGCAACTGCTGTCTTAAATTTGCTTCCATAGGAAACTTCTCAAGAGAGAGTTTGCCCATTCTCCATAATTATAATGTACTGTTGAGAGATataaggaaaaaatttaaagaagaaaagGCGTTCctggaaaaatattttaaacgtGGTTTTAGTGAAAAGGGTAAAGAAACACTCGTTAATGCCGTTCTTTATAAGCGAACTGCCACTCCTGTCTTACTAGCACGACGCAATGGAATTAAGCTTGCGCTATCCTTCGATCAAGTTACTTGCCTCACTGGAGAGCGGTATCTTACTGATAATGTGATAAACTACTTAACGAATATTTTTGTTGAGGAAGGAAATACCCTTTTGGGTAAAAACACCTGTCTTGCCGTTGATTCTATTTTGCTTTGCTGCAGTGAACGCATCATTTGTAGCTCCGTACGAAACTCTTGTTTTGGCAAAAACGTCACACAGTTGACAATTAACAATTCTTTTCCAGCACATCTTAAAGAGAATTCTCACTGGGGTCATTGTACCACATGAAGCCTCCTAAACAATTGGACGTCGTTTTCAAGGCTGTGTTAAGAACCCTATACTCGCTGTCTAAGTCAGACATCTTCGATTTGCATGCCTGGGAACCTCTGCAGTTTAGGCGGTTTGGAATGACAGACCAACCATGTAGTGGAGATGGGTCATCGAAGTGCGGTGTTGCTGTATTGTTGGCAGCGAGGAGCTTCTTTCAGAGGGAAGCGCTGGCGTGGTCATACAAAGACACACCGTACTACAGGCGTAAATTCTTACTGGAGATTGGAAGGTCAAAAGTAGTCTTCGAATCCTGGTGATTCGGATTTCGCTCGAACACGGGCGTTTACATGAACTTTCAAGCAGAAGAAAAAGCATTTATGTCTAGGCAGTTTCATTTCCACCAGAAATAGAAGAaagtgggtgtgtgtgtgtgggggggggggggggggggattataGCAATGTCGTGGACCTGGTTGTTCTAAAGTCGGTTTGCTGTAGTCCAGGGTTCATTATATTTGTCAAAGTTTAGAGCATTTCTTTTGTCGGTGTAAGATGCAGATTAAGGTACACAATATTAAGATGaaataaatcaatgaaaaaacaTAGTGTAAGGAGACCGCAGCCCAATTTTACCGTGAAAGCTAGTACTCTCTTGCCTTATTTTGCAGATTTCGGTGCCTTAATTAAAACAACTTTCCTCTGTTCATCCAAAGGTAGATTTTTTGTAGTTGGTTCTTACTTATAATGTCTGTTATGCACTTACTATTTGGAAAGAGTCAAATAGATTAAAGCAGCGACTTTGTGTTGACATAATGTCGTTCCTACCCTGTTCACACTTTagtcaaaaaacaa
The genomic region above belongs to Porites lutea chromosome 12, jaPorLute2.1, whole genome shotgun sequence and contains:
- the LOC140953592 gene encoding uncharacterized protein, with product MIFAGFICFLWLLQTVESATTQSPNNLPSKETTCNINNYYSFHAGPKLEKIILEMKTKLEAIEQELKNLSKKEETRKKVPDPVAFFPLNAAYGTKEINNRAVKGIPRGVTLAPGPDGRPNYSYKFSGSSNSYIEFPNRIGGPLDARYSITMLCWVYFDGQDGPLFNYKTDYSGHWGIHLWVVSRKLFVRFNRRDYSSTNALLHTSLAGGWKFVGASYDRCSGEAKLWVNGAVVQTLNIGAGLELATQDSIRMGVKSGDRRYFKGRIAQMRIYNRALSQEQIQAIQKLVTA